The Carnobacterium divergens genome includes a window with the following:
- the rsmI gene encoding 16S rRNA (cytidine(1402)-2'-O)-methyltransferase, protein MISSQKSFQNETKGILYLIPTPIGNLEDMTLRGIRLLKEVDLIASEDTRNTQKLLNHFEITTPQISFHEHNTQERIGQLTEKLLAGTSIAQVSDAGMPSISDPGHELVVACIELAIPVVPLPGANAGLTALIASGLAPQPFYFYGFLPRKKKEQIQELTKLNQHQETVILYESPHRLKEVLKNMIEVFGPTRKIVCCRELTKKFEEFLRGTLEEAYQWATDSEVRGEFCLILEGNHEGTYHEEIRDWEKLSLKEHVEKVMDEQELPSKKAIKEVALLRELKKQEVYSAYHEL, encoded by the coding sequence ATGATTTCAAGTCAAAAAAGTTTTCAAAATGAAACAAAAGGAATTCTCTACTTAATCCCAACCCCAATTGGCAATTTAGAAGATATGACGTTACGAGGCATTCGGTTGTTAAAAGAAGTCGATTTAATTGCTTCAGAAGATACGAGAAATACGCAAAAATTACTCAATCATTTTGAAATTACGACGCCTCAAATCAGTTTTCATGAACACAATACTCAAGAGCGTATCGGTCAATTAACGGAAAAATTGTTAGCCGGAACAAGCATTGCACAAGTGAGTGATGCAGGAATGCCTTCCATTAGTGATCCAGGCCATGAATTGGTGGTTGCTTGTATCGAATTAGCCATTCCAGTGGTACCATTACCGGGAGCGAACGCTGGTTTAACTGCCTTAATCGCTTCTGGATTAGCACCGCAACCTTTTTATTTTTATGGGTTTTTACCGCGGAAAAAGAAAGAACAAATCCAAGAATTGACAAAGCTAAATCAGCATCAAGAAACGGTTATCTTATACGAATCTCCCCATCGTTTAAAAGAAGTGTTGAAAAATATGATAGAAGTTTTTGGGCCAACGCGTAAAATTGTGTGTTGTCGAGAGTTGACAAAAAAATTTGAAGAGTTCTTGCGAGGTACTTTAGAAGAGGCTTACCAGTGGGCGACCGATTCAGAAGTTCGTGGAGAATTTTGTCTGATTTTAGAAGGCAATCATGAGGGTACTTATCATGAGGAAATACGTGATTGGGAAAAGTTGAGTTTGAAAGAGCATGTTGAAAAAGTCATGGACGAACAAGAATTGCCAAGTAAAAAAGCCATTAAAGAAGTGGCGTTGTTGAGAGAATTGAAAAAGCAAGAGGTGTATAGCGCTTATCATGAGCTGTAA
- a CDS encoding MFS transporter — protein MISKTAQGKTAMSGYQKRVLASSAAGLGLESMDIMFLSFALTSIIADLNVNGAAAGLISSITNVGMLLGGVIFGVLADKYGRIKIFTYTILIFALATGAMYFASNIYLVYLFRFLAGIGAGGEYGIGMAIVAEAFPKEKLGKMTSIVAVAGQMGAILAAIIAAIIIPLFGWHALFLFGLLPVVMTFFIRNHLDESEEWKKSQADTENKPNVSLTELFKTPKLARQTISLMMMAIIQIAGYFGLMNWLPSIVQKNLGLSVSGSSLWMISTIVGMSLGMLLFGKILDTLGARLAYSVFLLASAASVFIFVYASNQWTMLIGGAIVGFFANGMFAGYGAIVSRLYPTSIRSTANNVIINTGRAVGGFSSVVIGFLLDQYNLLVVMGFLSILYLISFLIMLSVSGLKRENYLKIG, from the coding sequence ATGATAAGTAAAACGGCACAAGGCAAAACAGCAATGTCAGGCTACCAAAAAAGGGTATTGGCTTCGTCAGCAGCAGGATTAGGGTTAGAAAGTATGGACATCATGTTCTTATCTTTCGCATTAACATCAATCATTGCAGATTTAAATGTTAACGGCGCAGCAGCAGGCTTGATTTCTTCCATTACAAATGTGGGAATGCTTTTAGGTGGCGTTATTTTTGGCGTCTTAGCAGATAAATATGGACGAATTAAAATTTTTACCTATACGATTTTAATTTTCGCACTGGCAACAGGAGCGATGTATTTTGCAAGCAATATTTACTTGGTTTACCTCTTCCGTTTTTTAGCAGGAATTGGTGCTGGTGGAGAATATGGAATTGGAATGGCAATTGTCGCTGAAGCATTTCCGAAAGAAAAATTAGGGAAAATGACTTCGATAGTTGCAGTTGCAGGACAAATGGGTGCGATACTAGCTGCCATTATTGCGGCGATCATTATTCCGCTATTTGGTTGGCACGCATTATTTTTATTCGGACTTTTACCGGTAGTCATGACCTTTTTTATCCGTAATCATTTAGATGAAAGTGAAGAGTGGAAAAAAAGTCAAGCAGACACCGAAAATAAACCCAATGTTTCGTTAACAGAACTTTTTAAAACGCCTAAGTTGGCGCGTCAAACGATTTCTCTCATGATGATGGCGATTATCCAAATCGCTGGATACTTTGGTTTAATGAATTGGTTGCCTTCCATCGTTCAAAAGAATTTAGGGTTGTCCGTTTCGGGATCGTCTTTATGGATGATTTCCACCATAGTAGGTATGAGCTTAGGTATGTTATTGTTTGGGAAAATATTAGATACATTAGGTGCTCGCTTGGCATATAGTGTGTTCTTATTAGCTTCAGCAGCTTCGGTGTTCATTTTCGTTTATGCTTCAAATCAATGGACTATGCTGATTGGCGGAGCCATTGTCGGATTTTTCGCTAATGGAATGTTTGCAGGTTATGGCGCTATTGTGAGCCGCTTATATCCAACCTCCATTCGTTCTACGGCAAATAACGTTATTATTAATACAGGGCGTGCTGTTGGTGGGTTTTCATCAGTAGTGATTGGGTTCTTATTAGATCAATACAATTTACTAGTCGTGATGGGTTTCCTATCGATTTTATACTTAATCAGCTTTTTGATTATGTTGAGTGTGAGTGGATTGAAGCGTGAAAATTATTTAAAAATTGGATGA
- a CDS encoding tRNA1(Val) (adenine(37)-N6)-methyltransferase encodes MTQWLKDDERMDRLVRADLDIIQSPSVFSYSLDAVLLAHFANVPQGNRSQIVDLCAGNGAVGLLLSEKTKSKITGIELQPRLADMAERSIQLNQLSDQVRVIEGNLSEATKWIEKDSVDVVTCNPPYFSSPVTSKKNPNPHLAIARHEIHTNLNEVMSVTSGLLKMNGKAYFVHRPDRLIEILEAMKANRLAPKRMQLVYPKANKEANILLIEGIKDGKETGFRVMPPLFVYGEDNEYLPEIRGILYGDKD; translated from the coding sequence TTGACACAATGGTTAAAAGACGATGAACGGATGGATCGCTTAGTTCGAGCTGATTTAGATATTATTCAAAGCCCATCTGTTTTTTCCTACTCATTGGATGCCGTTTTGCTAGCGCATTTTGCAAATGTTCCACAAGGAAATCGCAGCCAAATCGTGGATCTATGTGCTGGAAATGGCGCGGTAGGGCTGCTTCTTAGTGAGAAAACCAAAAGTAAAATTACCGGAATTGAACTTCAACCACGTCTAGCAGATATGGCAGAACGAAGCATTCAGCTAAATCAGCTATCGGATCAAGTCCGTGTGATTGAAGGGAATTTAAGTGAGGCGACAAAATGGATTGAAAAGGATTCGGTAGATGTTGTCACTTGTAATCCACCGTATTTTTCATCTCCAGTCACCAGTAAAAAAAATCCCAATCCACACTTGGCAATTGCAAGACATGAAATCCATACAAATTTAAATGAAGTGATGTCAGTGACCAGTGGCTTATTAAAAATGAACGGCAAAGCTTATTTTGTTCACAGACCAGATCGTTTGATTGAAATTTTAGAAGCCATGAAGGCCAATCGTTTAGCGCCAAAAAGAATGCAGTTGGTTTATCCAAAAGCGAATAAAGAAGCCAATATTTTGTTGATTGAAGGCATTAAAGATGGGAAAGAGACAGGCTTTCGCGTGATGCCACCATTATTCGTGTACGGTGAAGATAATGAGTATTTACCAGAAATTAGAGGAATTTTATATGGCGATAAAGACTAG
- a CDS encoding GIY-YIG nuclease family protein, whose amino-acid sequence MAIKTSYFYVLLCQDGTFYGGYTTDLKRREKEHNDGVGAKYTKPAYRRPLKMIYAAGFPSRSEATKAEYAFKKQTKAKKIAFLKQAGIDFPIKKTQVCIVDLSQAENEKEG is encoded by the coding sequence ATGGCGATAAAGACTAGTTATTTCTATGTACTCCTTTGTCAGGATGGTACGTTTTATGGTGGGTATACAACGGATTTGAAACGACGTGAAAAAGAGCATAATGATGGTGTCGGTGCAAAATATACAAAGCCTGCGTATCGACGGCCTTTGAAAATGATTTATGCTGCTGGCTTTCCATCAAGAAGTGAAGCAACGAAGGCAGAGTATGCCTTTAAAAAACAAACGAAGGCTAAAAAAATAGCTTTTTTAAAACAGGCAGGAATTGACTTTCCAATTAAAAAAACACAAGTATGTATTGTTGACCTAAGCCAAGCAGAGAATGAAAAGGAGGGATAG
- a CDS encoding NAD(P)H-quinone oxidoreductase: MKAISMKKPGSSKELVLKDSGIPIPKQGELLVKVETAAVNRTDIVTRENQNFKEPYPIFGVEIAGTVVENQSTFTEFPKGTRVCGLVNRGGYAEYAVLPADRAILIPEHLDFTQAAGVPEVFLTAYQTLYWLGDLQEGQTVLIHAGASGVGTAAIQLAKQLTKATVIVTAGSVDKLAFCEELGADVVINYKTEDFSERVMEVTNQEGVDVILDFIGASYVEKNLKSIKVDGHWVLIGTLGGSVVEEFDLRSLMAKRITLVGTLLTPRSDAYKAKLTHEMMAKTLPYFESGAIKPIIDCVFPLEKAAAAHDYMEANKNIGKIILKVTE; the protein is encoded by the coding sequence ATGAAAGCAATTAGTATGAAAAAACCAGGGAGTTCTAAGGAATTAGTGTTAAAAGATAGTGGAATTCCAATTCCGAAACAAGGGGAATTGTTAGTAAAGGTAGAAACAGCTGCCGTTAACCGGACAGATATTGTGACAAGAGAAAACCAAAATTTTAAAGAACCCTATCCAATTTTTGGAGTAGAAATTGCAGGTACAGTAGTTGAAAATCAGAGCACGTTTACGGAATTTCCAAAAGGGACAAGGGTTTGTGGGTTGGTGAATCGTGGAGGGTACGCAGAGTATGCAGTATTGCCAGCAGATCGCGCCATTCTGATTCCAGAGCATCTTGATTTTACACAGGCAGCAGGGGTTCCAGAAGTCTTTTTAACAGCGTATCAAACCTTGTATTGGTTAGGTGATTTACAAGAAGGTCAAACGGTGTTGATTCATGCAGGTGCTAGTGGTGTTGGTACGGCAGCGATTCAATTAGCAAAACAATTAACAAAAGCAACTGTAATTGTAACAGCAGGTTCTGTAGACAAGTTAGCATTTTGTGAAGAACTTGGAGCGGATGTTGTGATTAATTATAAAACGGAAGATTTTTCTGAACGTGTTATGGAAGTAACGAATCAAGAGGGTGTGGATGTGATCCTTGATTTTATTGGTGCGTCCTATGTAGAAAAAAATCTAAAAAGTATTAAAGTAGATGGCCATTGGGTTTTAATTGGTACGCTAGGTGGTTCTGTGGTGGAAGAATTTGATTTAAGAAGTTTGATGGCAAAACGGATTACGTTGGTGGGAACGTTGTTAACACCTCGAAGTGATGCTTACAAGGCAAAATTAACGCACGAAATGATGGCTAAAACCTTGCCGTATTTTGAATCAGGGGCGATTAAACCGATTATTGATTGTGTCTTTCCACTTGAAAAGGCAGCAGCGGCGCATGATTATATGGAAGCCAATAAAAATATTGGGAAAATCATTTTAAAAGTAACGGAATAA
- a CDS encoding GNAT family N-acetyltransferase → MEIKQVDYTQNSQQLLKKLDDYTKVKVPDLTGYESQKISFSIEEAGEVLGGIVGEIHWNYLRIELFYVAENTRGKGVGKQLLEHVEQLAKEENCQLIVLETMSFNAPGFYLKNGYQEIGKIEEHPLPAEAHYFMMKRIAIS, encoded by the coding sequence ATGGAAATCAAACAGGTAGATTATACACAAAATAGCCAACAATTGTTGAAGAAATTAGATGATTACACAAAAGTGAAAGTCCCTGATTTAACAGGTTATGAAAGTCAAAAAATCAGTTTTTCTATTGAAGAAGCAGGAGAAGTACTCGGTGGCATTGTGGGTGAAATTCATTGGAATTATTTACGGATTGAATTGTTTTATGTTGCTGAGAATACAAGAGGAAAAGGCGTAGGTAAGCAATTACTGGAGCATGTGGAGCAATTGGCTAAAGAGGAAAACTGCCAGTTGATCGTATTAGAAACAATGAGTTTTAATGCTCCAGGTTTTTATTTAAAAAATGGGTATCAAGAAATTGGAAAAATTGAAGAACATCCCTTACCAGCAGAAGCACATTATTTTATGATGAAGAGAATAGCTATTAGTTAA